ATGTAAAAGCTTTTATAAGAAACAAATGGCCATTAAGAGCAAGAAAAACTAATGTAGCAACCATATAAAGAAAATGTGCAATAAAACCTGTGGTGTTACCAGTTAATGGGTCTGCAAGCGTAATCATTGTAAACCCCATTTGTGTAGCAAGAATTTCTCCCCCAGCTTGAATTCCTGCAAAGAAAAAGTTTACCGCAAGCCCCAATACAATACCAAGAAAAACCTCGCTTATGATTAACAATACTAGATCGAAAGGATGCGCTGGCATTTGTGTTCCTGAAAGAGAAAGACGCCCCCAAAGAACTATAGTTAGAATAAGAGCTATTGATGCTTTTAACATATTAGGAAAACCATCAATAGAAAAAAAAGGAAGCATAAATAAGACAACACTAATACGTAAAAATGTAAGTAAAAAACTAAGAAACATACTAGGATCAAAATTAAATAAATTCATACTTACTCACTAACTATAATATTAACAATTAATAATAGTAATAATCATTGGCATCTCTTTATTTTTCTAATAGATTATATGGATAGTTATCTATATCTAAACAATTTAGTTAATTAATTACTACCTACTATAATTAAAAATAGTACTTATCTTACCATAGTTATTGGTACAGACTAGCTACACATGTACTAAAAATAACAATAGCATTATTTATTATAACAAAAATACTATTTTTTATATTATTGTAAGAAAAATATTACTAATAGTTATAAAAAATAATCTATCACTTTTTATTTCCTATCAAAAATTTTACTTAGCACTCAGTACATCAAAGCTAAAAAATTTTATAAGAATTTCTTGACAAACATGGTTATTCAGAGTATTTGCATTTTCAGTACAGAATAGTATTCATTAAATGAGTACTACATCCTCTCTGGTCAAATTGACTAAGCTGGGTGGCCTGACTAGGCCCCTTTTTTTTTTTTATGTTATTATTTTGGGATACCTTAGCTTTTTATGAACAGTGCTGCACTAATAGAAACTATTACCCAACTTATATCTCCTCTTATTACAGCACAAGGGCTAAAACTTTGGGGTATTGAGTTGATTAATATACCTCAACCTATTATAAAAATTTTTGTAGATACAATAGAAACAAACAGGTTGCATGAAAATAATATAATAAACTCTAAGTCTGAGCAAATAACAATAGAACAATGTGCTTCACTTTCTCGTCTAATAGGTTTAACTTTAGAAGTTGAAGAACTTTTCCCTAACAAATGGACACTTGAG
The sequence above is drawn from the Lawsonia intracellularis PHE/MN1-00 genome and encodes:
- the fliR gene encoding flagellar biosynthetic protein FliR, yielding MNLFNFDPSMFLSFLLTFLRISVVLFMLPFFSIDGFPNMLKASIALILTIVLWGRLSLSGTQMPAHPFDLVLLIISEVFLGIVLGLAVNFFFAGIQAGGEILATQMGFTMITLADPLTGNTTGFIAHFLYMVATLVFLALNGHLFLIKAFTYTFKMVPAGGLVVREILLSELLNMAGMIFVFALHVAAPVMSALFLVEISLGLMARAAPQIHIMEVGFPVKIGVGFFFIGLLFTILSKETYRFIAGLEGLFFNLLTVMGSGK